A portion of the Bufo gargarizans isolate SCDJY-AF-19 chromosome 7, ASM1485885v1, whole genome shotgun sequence genome contains these proteins:
- the DR1 gene encoding protein Dr1, whose amino-acid sequence MASSSGNDDDLTIPRAAINKMIKETLPSVRVANDARELVVNCCTEFIHLISSEANEICNKSEKKTISPEHVIQALESLGFGSYISEVKEVLQECKTVALKRRQANSRLENLGIPEEELLRQQQELFAKARQQQAELAQQEWLQMQQAAQQAQLAAASASATNQAGSSQDEEDDDI is encoded by the exons ATGGCCTCTTCCTCCGGTAACGATGACGATCTCACCATTCCCCGGGCCGCCATCAACAAGATGATAAAAGAGACTCTGCCCAGTGTCCGAGTGGCCAACGACGCCCGGGAGCTGGTGGTGAATTGCTGCACGGAGTTCATCCATCTCATCTCCTCGGAGGCCAATGAGATCTGCAACAAGTCTGAGAAGAAGACCATCTCCCCCGAGCACGTCATCCAGG CACTCGAAAGTTTGGGCTTTGGATCCTACATCAGCGAGGTAAAAGAAGTACTGCAAGAGTGCAAGACGGTAGCATTAAAAAGAAGGCAGGCAAATTCTCGCCTAGAAAACCTTGGCATTCCAGAAGAAGAGCTTCTAAGGCAGCAGCAAGAGTTGTTTGCAAAA gccAGGCAGCAACAAGCAGAATTGGCCCAGCAGGAATGGCTACAAATGCAGCAAGCTGCTCAGCAGGCACAACTGGCAGCGGCCTCAGCAAGTGCGACCAACCAGGCAGGCTCCTCCCAGGATGAGGAAGACGACGATATCTGA